In Bubalus kerabau isolate K-KA32 ecotype Philippines breed swamp buffalo chromosome 4, PCC_UOA_SB_1v2, whole genome shotgun sequence, one DNA window encodes the following:
- the PNMA2 gene encoding paraneoplastic antigen Ma2: protein MALALLEDWCRILSVDDQKSLMVMGIPVDCSEDEIQEVLQETLKPLGRYKLLGKIFRKQENANAVLLELLEDPEVSVIPSKVQGKGGVWKVIFKTPNQDTEFLERLNLFLEKEGQTISGMFRALGHQGLSPAAMPCISPELLAHVLGQVIAHPPPPLLPMRYRKLRVFSGSTVPAPEEEPFEVWLEQATEIVKEWPVAEAEKKRWLMESLRGPALDLMHIVQADNPSISMEECLEAFKQVFGNLESRRTSQVKYLKTYQEEGEKVSAYVLRLETLLRRAVEKRAIPRNIADQIRLEQVMAGASLSEVLWCRLRELKDQGRPPSFLQLMKVIREEEEEEAAFENENTEEPEGGDGYGHWGNEAND, encoded by the coding sequence ATGGCGCTGGCCCTGTTGGAGGACTGGTGTAGGATTCTGAGTGTGGATGATCAGAAATCACTGATGGTTATGGGGATCCCAGTGGACTGCAGCGAGGATGAGATTCAGGAGGTCCTGCAGGAGACTTTAAAGCCTTTGGGCAGGTATAAACTCCTTGGCAAAATATTCCGGAAGCAGGAGAATGCCAACGCAGTGCTGTTAGAGTTGCTGGAGGACCCTGAGGTCTCTGTGATCCCCAGCAAGGTTCAGGGCAAGGGGGGCGTCTGGAAAGTCATCTTCAAGACCCCTAACCAGGACACGGAATTTTTGGAAAGACTGAACCTCTTTCTAGAAAAAGAGGGACAGACGATCTCGGGAATGTTCCGGGCACTTGGGCACCAGGGGTTGTCTCCAGCAGCCATGCCCTGCATCTCACCAGAGTTACTGGCCCACGTGTTGGGACAGGTGATAGCACATCCCCCTCCGCCTCTGCTCCCCATGAGGTACCGGAAGCTGAGAGTGTTCTCAGGGAGCACAGTGCCTGCCCCGGAGGAAGAGCCCTTTGAAGTCTGGTTGGAACAGGCCACTGAGATAGTCAAAGAGTGGCCGGtagcagaagcagaaaagaagagATGGTTGATGGAAAGCCTTCGCGGGCCAGCCCTGGACCTCATGCACATAGTCCAGGCAGACAATCCATCCATCAGCATGGAGGAGTGTTTGGAAGCATTTAAGCAAGTGTTTGGGAACCTGGAGAGCCGCCGGACCTCCCAGGTGAAGTACCTGAAAACCTatcaggaggaaggagagaaagtctCAGCCTACGTGTTACGGTTAGAAACCCTGCTGCGGAGAGCGGTGGAGAAGCGGGCCATCCCCAGGAACATCGCTGATCAAATCCGCCTGGAGCAGGTCATGGCCGGGGCAAGCCTCAGTGAGGTACTCTGGTGTCGACTTAGGGAGCTGAAAGACCAGGGCCGGCCTCCCAGCTTCCTGCAGTTAATGAAGGTCATccgggaagaagaggaggaagaggccgCTTTCGAAAATGAGAATACTGAAGAGCCGGAGGGAGGGGATGGCTATGGCCACTGGGGTAACGAGGCCAATGACTAA